A window of Polaribacter litorisediminis contains these coding sequences:
- a CDS encoding polysaccharide biosynthesis protein yields MVRKLFLKTLNKYASKWLVLCFDVLLVCISFVLAYSIRFNISFNFNMESFITQLPLVFVVALFSFLAVGSYKGIIRHTGTRDAFNVFLGVTIFTTSMIFIILVNQLFKIYPGFTIPKSILLIHYLLCVFTLIFSRYVFKAFYEVVSTEIGVIKNVLIFGAGEAGIITYGALNRDRNNNYAVLGFIDDDSNKINKKIDRIRIYDSKNIDKEFIEKYDIAEVIISTQKLKAGRLLEITDKLLQLKVAIKIVPPLATWIDGNLQANQIKQVNIDDLLDRKQILIDNPIVKKEVNDKVILVTGAAGSIGSEISRQLASYTLKHLILVDQAESDLYDLQQELFQNGMTDFVALVADVRDKNRMREIFEEYRPEKVFHAAAYKHVPLMEDSPYEAVKVNVLGTKNIADLAIQYKVDRFVMVSTDKAVNPTNVMGATKRVAEMYISCVSKHQEVTKFTTTRFGNVLGSNGSVIPLFKRQIEHGGPLTVTHKDITRYFMTIPEACRLVLEAGTMGVGGEIYIFDMGKSVKIYEMAKRMISLSGLKYPEDIDIKITGLRPGEKLYEELLAAGENTVKTYHEKIMIAKTQQVNTTAILELLQELVLKINKLSNVEIVTMLKEMVPEFLSNNSKFEKLDKVG; encoded by the coding sequence ATGGTAAGAAAACTTTTCTTAAAAACCTTAAACAAGTACGCTTCAAAATGGTTAGTCCTATGTTTTGATGTTTTATTGGTGTGTATTTCATTTGTATTGGCATACTCCATTCGATTCAATATTAGTTTTAACTTTAATATGGAAAGTTTTATAACTCAACTACCATTGGTATTTGTTGTAGCGCTTTTCAGTTTTCTAGCAGTGGGATCTTATAAGGGGATTATAAGACATACAGGAACTAGAGATGCCTTTAACGTGTTTTTAGGGGTAACGATTTTTACGACTTCTATGATTTTCATCATCTTGGTGAACCAGCTTTTTAAAATATATCCAGGGTTTACCATTCCAAAATCAATCCTTTTAATTCATTATTTACTCTGTGTTTTTACACTCATATTCAGTCGATATGTTTTTAAAGCTTTTTATGAAGTTGTTTCAACAGAAATCGGTGTGATAAAAAACGTCTTAATTTTTGGTGCAGGCGAAGCAGGTATTATCACCTATGGCGCCTTAAACAGGGATCGAAACAATAACTATGCTGTTTTAGGATTTATTGATGACGATTCAAATAAAATTAATAAGAAGATTGATCGTATTAGAATTTATGATTCTAAAAATATTGATAAAGAATTTATTGAAAAATATGATATTGCGGAGGTAATTATCTCCACTCAAAAATTAAAAGCAGGACGATTATTAGAAATTACGGACAAGCTTTTACAATTAAAGGTTGCCATTAAGATTGTACCGCCATTGGCAACATGGATTGATGGAAATTTACAAGCAAACCAAATAAAACAAGTAAATATTGATGATTTGTTGGATCGAAAACAAATTTTAATTGACAATCCGATTGTAAAAAAAGAAGTAAACGACAAGGTGATTTTAGTAACGGGAGCTGCTGGCTCTATAGGGAGTGAAATTTCAAGACAATTAGCATCATACACTTTAAAACACTTGATTTTGGTAGATCAGGCAGAATCCGATCTCTATGATTTACAACAAGAGTTGTTTCAAAATGGCATGACGGATTTTGTGGCTTTAGTAGCCGATGTAAGAGACAAAAATAGGATGCGTGAAATATTCGAAGAGTACCGTCCTGAAAAAGTGTTTCATGCGGCTGCGTATAAGCATGTGCCTTTAATGGAAGATAGTCCTTACGAAGCCGTTAAAGTGAATGTTCTAGGAACAAAAAATATTGCCGATTTAGCCATACAATACAAGGTAGATCGTTTTGTGATGGTCTCTACAGACAAGGCTGTGAACCCGACCAATGTAATGGGGGCAACAAAAAGGGTGGCAGAAATGTATATTAGTTGTGTCAGCAAACATCAAGAAGTCACAAAGTTTACAACGACGCGCTTTGGAAACGTTTTAGGCTCTAATGGATCTGTAATTCCGCTATTTAAAAGACAAATTGAGCATGGTGGCCCTTTAACGGTGACTCATAAAGACATTACGCGCTATTTTATGACCATACCGGAGGCGTGTAGATTGGTTTTAGAAGCAGGAACGATGGGAGTGGGTGGTGAAATTTATATTTTTGACATGGGGAAGTCGGTAAAGATTTATGAGATGGCAAAGCGCATGATTTCTTTATCTGGCTTAAAATACCCTGAAGATATTGATATTAAAATTACAGGATTGCGGCCTGGTGAAAAGTTATATGAAGAACTCTTGGCGGCAGGAGAAAACACTGTAAAAACCTACCACGAAAAGATTATGATTGCAAAAACACAACAGGTGAATACCACTGCAATTTTAGAACTGCTTCAAGAGTTGGTCCTTAAAATAAATAAATTAAGTAACGTAGAGATTGTAACAATGTTGAAGGAAATGGTTCCAGAGTTTCTTTCTAATAATTCTAAATTCGAAAAGCTAGATAAAGTTGGTTAA
- a CDS encoding polysaccharide biosynthesis/export family protein, translated as MKCLLKNVFVVFFSIVFLSNCVSKKKIIYFQNDEIDQAKVSNSYKTIIKPDDLLQISITAINTAAVAPFNITAGVGSLGVGSSQLDYLVDTNGEIDFPVLGKLKVGGLSRDELIQFLKNKLAPDYVLNPNINIRISNYKVTVLGDVKGPGSYPVPNERITILEAIALAGDLNLTAIRNNILVQREENGQKIQYRVDLLSKNIFTSPVYYLQQNDVVYVEPNYASIQSASANSNVTFYLSIVSLFALLINQLSR; from the coding sequence ATGAAGTGTCTTTTAAAAAATGTATTTGTTGTTTTTTTTAGTATTGTTTTCTTGTCGAATTGTGTTTCTAAAAAAAAGATCATATATTTTCAAAATGATGAGATAGACCAAGCAAAGGTTTCTAATAGTTATAAAACCATCATTAAACCTGATGATTTGTTGCAGATTTCGATTACCGCAATCAATACAGCAGCAGTGGCGCCTTTTAATATAACAGCGGGTGTTGGTTCCTTAGGAGTAGGGTCTTCGCAACTAGATTATTTGGTAGATACGAATGGGGAAATCGATTTTCCGGTATTAGGAAAATTAAAAGTAGGTGGGCTATCCCGAGATGAATTGATTCAATTTTTAAAAAATAAATTAGCACCCGATTATGTGTTAAATCCAAACATCAATATCCGAATTTCAAATTATAAGGTAACTGTTTTAGGTGATGTAAAAGGACCCGGAAGTTATCCAGTACCCAATGAAAGAATCACCATTTTGGAAGCCATCGCTTTAGCGGGAGATTTGAATCTTACAGCAATAAGAAATAATATTTTGGTGCAGCGAGAGGAAAACGGTCAGAAAATCCAATATCGTGTGGATTTACTGTCCAAAAATATATTTACCTCTCCGGTATATTACTTGCAACAAAATGATGTGGTGTATGTGGAACCTAATTATGCGAGCATTCAATCGGCATCTGCAAACTCAAATGTGACTTTTTATTTATCCATAGTGAGTCTTTTTGCGCTTTTAATTAATCAATTAAGTAGATAA
- a CDS encoding tyrosine-protein phosphatase: protein MFFFKKKQIPLHQFFPEGYVDLHSHLLPGIDDGAKNMDETIALLLKMSSYGIKHFITTPHVLGNVYPNTPKIIQQQLQLVQDELFKRNLTDLSITAAAEYMIDERFMEILEKEPLLTLKDNLVLVEMSYYSPPLQLYDVLFQLQLKGYKPILAHPERYFSYHHDFQTYYKLKNAGCLFQLNLLSLTEHYGKYVQNIAKKLLQENLYDFVGSDTHHLNHLEVLPKIGTQKNLKRIEHLLLNNKKFLK, encoded by the coding sequence ATGTTCTTTTTCAAGAAAAAGCAAATTCCATTACATCAATTTTTCCCTGAAGGATATGTCGATCTGCATTCCCATCTGCTTCCCGGTATTGACGACGGCGCTAAAAATATGGATGAAACCATCGCTTTGCTTCTGAAAATGTCTTCTTATGGGATCAAACATTTTATCACCACGCCCCATGTGTTGGGGAATGTGTACCCGAATACACCAAAAATTATACAGCAGCAATTACAATTGGTTCAGGATGAGTTATTTAAAAGAAATCTAACGGACCTTTCTATTACGGCAGCTGCCGAATATATGATAGATGAAAGATTTATGGAGATTTTAGAAAAAGAGCCCCTATTAACCCTTAAAGACAATTTAGTATTGGTAGAAATGTCTTACTACAGCCCGCCATTGCAGCTCTATGACGTACTCTTTCAATTACAACTAAAAGGATACAAGCCCATTTTAGCGCATCCTGAGCGCTATTTCTCCTACCATCACGACTTTCAAACTTATTACAAACTAAAGAATGCTGGATGTCTATTTCAATTAAATTTATTGTCCTTAACCGAGCATTATGGCAAATATGTTCAAAACATTGCTAAAAAATTACTTCAAGAAAATCTATATGATTTTGTAGGAAGTGACACGCACCATCTAAACCATTTAGAAGTATTACCCAAAATAGGAACTCAAAAGAATTTAAAACGTATTGAGCACTTATTATTGAATAACAAAAAGTTTCTGAAATAA
- a CDS encoding GumC family protein, with protein sequence MQENKEYIASNEEPNTLINLREELQKYIVHWIWFVLSLIIAYSGSSLYLRYQNPTYKASASILIKDNNKSGISTELKAFGDLGIIGSASANNTANEIEILKSRKIIGYVVDSLQLDITYFSEGKVKTTQLYTNLPFRLQFIQNRYARDRDTTFLVSLKETNEIQFLSPDLEPVKNATFNQQITAGIGTFKLVKTKNYSNSFMDQVVTIKIRSRAKVVNSLKQRIKISSISENSSILSLELTDTEKEKAIAILDELVNQYNIDAIKDKSIVSEKTKLFIEERLRSVGEYLAIAQDEVKDYKTKFGITELSSEGAMVLGALASNNQMIMGLESQLSLASWIQKKLTKESQENEVLPNNFGFTDAGIAASISSYNALVLEKNNLEITAGVLNPRLIEIKTQITTLKKNLLASLGNLKKSLEIQLNELELEAKRTNSKIADIPVIEREMIDIERRKLIYSELYSYLLTKKEETAISLAVTVSNAKIIDYAYSNGSEVSPDRRKIKLGAMVFCFLIPFGVIFIQSLLNSKVHSRKDIEDVSNIPFIGEIPHSKTDAKVVIEEHARTDAAESFRLIRTNLDFILPDASESVGKAILVTSTTSGEGKSFIALNVAAAIALSKKKVILVGLDLRAPKISKYLGLPERKGVTNYITNNDVSINDIKFSTPDIKGLDIISSGVIPPNPAELLLSSKVKELIDTLKKEYDFVIIDTAPVNLVSDTLLLAKDSDMTIYVSRANYSEKTAIKFAQTLYEEKKLPNMTMVLNDTNTKKGYGYGYGYGYGYGYGYGAGYGYGYGVETKKPWYKRIF encoded by the coding sequence ATGCAAGAAAATAAAGAATACATCGCGAGTAATGAAGAGCCAAATACGCTCATAAACCTTAGAGAGGAATTACAAAAATATATTGTTCATTGGATTTGGTTTGTGCTCTCTTTAATCATTGCATATTCTGGGTCTTCTCTTTACCTAAGATATCAAAACCCCACATATAAGGCTTCTGCCTCCATCCTAATCAAGGATAATAATAAATCTGGAATTTCAACCGAATTGAAGGCTTTTGGAGATTTAGGGATTATAGGAAGTGCTTCTGCCAACAATACTGCTAATGAAATAGAAATATTAAAATCACGAAAAATTATAGGATATGTTGTAGATAGCTTACAATTGGATATTACTTATTTTAGCGAAGGGAAGGTAAAGACAACTCAGCTTTATACAAACCTACCTTTTAGGCTGCAATTCATTCAAAATAGGTATGCACGCGATAGAGATACTACTTTTTTAGTTTCTTTAAAAGAAACTAATGAAATTCAATTTTTAAGTCCTGATTTGGAACCCGTTAAGAATGCTACATTCAATCAACAAATAACAGCGGGTATTGGAACCTTTAAATTGGTGAAAACGAAGAATTATAGTAATTCTTTTATGGATCAAGTTGTGACCATTAAAATAAGAAGTAGAGCAAAGGTTGTTAATAGTTTAAAGCAAAGAATAAAGATTAGTTCAATAAGTGAAAACTCAAGTATTTTGAGTTTAGAGTTAACAGATACAGAAAAAGAAAAGGCAATCGCTATTCTAGATGAATTGGTAAATCAGTATAATATAGATGCCATCAAAGATAAAAGTATCGTATCGGAAAAAACAAAGCTTTTCATTGAGGAACGATTGCGGAGTGTAGGAGAGTATTTGGCGATTGCGCAAGATGAGGTGAAGGATTATAAAACAAAGTTTGGGATTACAGAATTATCATCAGAAGGCGCTATGGTGCTTGGTGCGTTAGCGAGCAACAATCAAATGATTATGGGACTTGAAAGTCAATTAAGTTTGGCAAGTTGGATTCAGAAAAAACTAACCAAAGAGTCTCAAGAAAATGAGGTTCTGCCCAATAATTTTGGCTTTACAGATGCAGGCATAGCTGCCTCAATTTCGAGTTACAATGCATTGGTGTTGGAAAAAAATAACTTAGAGATTACAGCGGGAGTTCTTAATCCTCGATTAATTGAAATAAAAACTCAAATTACAACGCTAAAGAAAAATTTATTAGCGAGCCTTGGGAATTTAAAAAAATCATTGGAAATTCAATTGAATGAATTAGAGTTGGAAGCAAAAAGGACGAATAGTAAAATTGCGGATATTCCTGTTATCGAGAGGGAAATGATTGATATAGAACGAAGGAAATTAATCTATTCAGAATTATATTCTTACTTATTAACCAAAAAGGAAGAAACAGCCATATCCTTAGCGGTTACGGTATCCAACGCAAAAATTATTGATTATGCCTATAGCAATGGATCTGAGGTTTCACCGGATAGGAGAAAAATAAAATTAGGAGCAATGGTGTTCTGTTTTTTAATTCCTTTTGGTGTTATTTTTATACAAAGCTTGTTAAATAGCAAGGTACATTCACGAAAGGATATTGAAGATGTATCCAATATTCCTTTTATCGGAGAAATTCCACATTCTAAAACCGATGCGAAAGTGGTGATAGAAGAACATGCAAGAACAGATGCGGCAGAATCTTTTAGATTGATTCGAACCAATTTAGATTTTATATTACCGGATGCCTCAGAAAGTGTGGGGAAAGCTATTTTAGTAACCTCTACAACCAGTGGAGAAGGGAAGTCTTTTATTGCACTGAATGTAGCTGCCGCGATTGCTTTATCGAAGAAAAAAGTAATTTTAGTAGGTTTGGACTTGAGAGCACCGAAAATATCCAAATATTTAGGACTTCCGGAAAGAAAAGGGGTGACTAATTATATTACAAATAATGATGTCTCTATCAATGATATTAAATTCTCCACTCCAGATATTAAAGGGTTGGATATTATTTCTTCGGGAGTGATTCCACCAAACCCTGCAGAATTATTATTAAGTAGTAAGGTAAAAGAATTGATAGATACCCTTAAAAAGGAGTATGATTTTGTAATTATTGATACAGCACCTGTAAATTTAGTTTCAGATACTTTGCTATTGGCTAAAGATTCAGATATGACCATATATGTGTCAAGAGCGAATTACTCAGAAAAGACTGCTATAAAGTTTGCTCAAACGCTTTATGAAGAGAAAAAGCTACCAAATATGACCATGGTTTTAAACGACACCAATACGAAAAAAGGGTATGGCTACGGTTATGGTTATGGCTATGGTTATGGTTATGGTTATGGAGCTGGTTATGGTTACGGTTATGGAGTGGAAACCAAGAAACCTTGGTATAAAAGAATATTTTAA